One region of Trichosurus vulpecula isolate mTriVul1 chromosome 1, mTriVul1.pri, whole genome shotgun sequence genomic DNA includes:
- the SLA gene encoding src-like-adapter, translated as MGNSMKTSTAPPERPLPGPTGLDNDFLAVLCDYPSPDISPPIFRRGEKLRVISDEGGWWRAISLSTGRESYIPGMCVAKVYHGWLFEGLGRDKAEELLLLPDTKIGSFMIRESETKKGFYSLSVRHRQVKHYRIFRLPNNWYYISPRLTFQCLEDLVNHYSEVADGLCCVLTTPCLAQCTSGNAERASGSPVVMRQKNFSWKNVARVQPNPDGEANHLEMDESLFSYGLRESIASYLSLAGEDGSSFASDRKKKSHSLIYTGNKRKSALFSAPQYFED; from the exons GACTAGACAATGACTTCCTTGCTGTTTTGTGCGATTATCCATCTCCTGACATCAGCCCACCTATATTCCGCCGAGGAGAGAAACTGCGTGTCATTTCAGA TGAAGGAGGCTGGTGGAGAGCGATTTCCCTCAGTACTGGTCGAGAAAGTTATATCCCTGGAATGTGTGTGGCCAAAGTTTACCATGG TTGGCTCTTTGAAGGATTAGGAAGAGACAAGGCTGAAGAACTTTTACTGCTACCTGACACAAAAATAGGCTCCTTCATGATCAGAGAAAGTGAAACTAAGAAAG GTTTTTATTCATTATCGGTGAGACACAGACAAGTGAAGCATTATCGCATATTCCGTCTACCCAACAATTGGTATTATATTTCTCCAAGACTCACCTTCCAGTGCCTGGAAGACCTAGTGAATCACTATTCTG AGGTGGCTGACGGACTCTGCTGTGTGCTCACAACACCCTGCTTAGCTCAATGCACAAGCGGCAATGCGGAGAGGGCCTCGGGATCGCCGGTTGTGATGCGCCAGAAAAATTTCAGCTGGAAAAATGTTGCCAG AGTGCAGCCTAATCCTGATGGGGAAGCAAACCACCTGGAGATGGATGAATCACTCTTCAGCTATGGTCTCCGGGAAAGTATCGCCTCTTACCTCTCCCTGGCAGGAGAAGATGGCTCTTCCTTTGCCAGTGACCGGAAGAAGAAAAGCCattctctgatatatactggGAACAAGCGCAAAAGTGCCCTGTTTTCTGCTCCTCAGTATTTTGAAGATTAG